One genomic segment of Caldimonas brevitalea includes these proteins:
- a CDS encoding SurA N-terminal domain-containing protein, with translation MFDFVRNNTRILFFVLLLLIIPSFVFFGVEGYSQFREGAKTVAEVAGQDITEAELEAAHRNQVERMRAQMPGIDSKMFDTPEMRRQTLEALVRERVMLTAADKQHLVTSDERLQRIFATDPQLAFLRKPDGTLNRDILAAQGMSPQGFEQRLRQDLSLRQVMLGVSDSTMASKTVTETALDAFMQQRDVQVARFEAKDYLAKVNPTDADLEAYYKDPKNVAQFQTQEQVKIEYVVLDLESVKKGITVPEDELRNYYKENEARYSTPEERRASHILIKADKGAPAAQRDAAKAKAEKLLAELKQNPDRFAELAKQNSEDPGSAANGGDLEFFGRGAMVKPFEEAAFTLKQGEISPVVETDFGFHIIRVTGARGGDKKSFEAVKAEIEDEVRTQQAQKRYAEVAEQFSNMVYEQTDALKPVADKLQLPLQTADKVTRTPGPGAQGVLANPKLLAALFTTEAISSKRNTEALEVAPSQLVAARVVEHQPARTLPLEEVKPRVREALVARQAAEMARKEGEAKLAAWQKAPAEANLPPAVKVSRLQPGGQSREVVEAALKAKTDKLPSWVGVDLGPQGYAVVRINSVAGRAEVPAADQLPRQYAQAWGAAEAQAYYEALKKRYKTEITYDPKAAPAP, from the coding sequence ATGTTTGATTTCGTTCGCAACAACACGCGCATCCTGTTCTTCGTGCTGCTGTTGCTGATCATTCCTTCCTTCGTCTTCTTCGGCGTCGAGGGCTACAGCCAGTTCCGCGAGGGCGCCAAGACGGTCGCCGAGGTCGCGGGCCAGGACATCACGGAAGCTGAACTGGAGGCCGCACACCGCAACCAGGTCGAGCGCATGCGGGCACAGATGCCCGGCATCGACAGCAAGATGTTCGACACGCCCGAGATGCGCCGCCAGACGCTCGAAGCGCTGGTCCGCGAGCGGGTAATGCTGACCGCGGCCGACAAGCAGCACCTGGTCACGTCGGACGAGCGCTTGCAGCGCATCTTCGCGACCGACCCTCAACTGGCGTTCCTGCGCAAACCGGACGGCACGCTCAACCGCGACATCCTCGCCGCCCAAGGCATGAGCCCGCAGGGTTTCGAACAGCGCTTGCGCCAGGACTTGTCGCTGCGCCAGGTGATGCTGGGTGTCAGCGACAGCACGATGGCATCGAAGACGGTCACCGAGACTGCACTAGACGCCTTCATGCAGCAGCGTGACGTGCAGGTCGCCCGCTTCGAGGCCAAGGACTACCTCGCCAAGGTGAACCCCACCGATGCCGACCTCGAGGCCTATTACAAAGACCCGAAGAACGTCGCGCAATTCCAGACCCAGGAGCAGGTGAAGATCGAATACGTCGTGCTCGATCTCGAGTCGGTGAAGAAGGGCATCACGGTGCCCGAAGACGAACTCCGCAACTACTACAAGGAAAACGAGGCGCGTTATTCGACGCCCGAGGAGCGACGCGCCAGCCACATCCTGATCAAGGCCGACAAGGGCGCCCCGGCAGCCCAGCGCGACGCCGCCAAGGCCAAGGCCGAGAAACTGCTGGCCGAGCTCAAGCAGAACCCCGACCGGTTTGCCGAACTGGCGAAGCAGAACTCGGAGGACCCGGGTTCGGCCGCGAATGGCGGCGACCTCGAGTTCTTCGGCCGCGGCGCGATGGTCAAGCCCTTCGAGGAGGCCGCCTTCACGCTGAAGCAGGGTGAGATCAGCCCGGTGGTGGAGACCGACTTCGGCTTCCACATCATCCGCGTCACCGGTGCGCGCGGCGGCGACAAGAAGTCTTTCGAGGCGGTCAAGGCCGAGATCGAAGACGAAGTGCGCACGCAGCAGGCGCAAAAGCGGTACGCCGAGGTGGCCGAGCAGTTCAGCAACATGGTCTACGAGCAGACCGATGCCTTGAAGCCGGTCGCCGACAAGCTGCAATTGCCGCTGCAGACCGCCGACAAGGTCACCCGCACCCCCGGCCCCGGCGCACAAGGTGTGCTGGCCAACCCCAAGTTGCTGGCGGCCTTGTTCACGACCGAGGCGATCAGTTCGAAGCGCAACACCGAGGCCCTGGAGGTCGCACCGAGCCAGTTGGTTGCCGCCCGGGTGGTTGAGCACCAACCGGCACGCACGCTGCCGCTGGAAGAGGTGAAGCCGCGGGTGCGCGAAGCGTTGGTGGCACGCCAGGCGGCGGAAATGGCCCGCAAGGAAGGCGAGGCGAAGCTGGCGGCGTGGCAGAAGGCCCCCGCGGAAGCGAACCTCCCCCCGGCGGTGAAAGTGTCGCGCCTGCAGCCGGGCGGCCAAAGCCGCGAGGTGGTCGAGGCGGCCCTGAAGGCCAAGACCGACAAATTGCCCAGCTGGGTCGGCGTCGATCTCGGCCCTCAGGGTTATGCCGTCGTCCGGATCAATTCCGTCGCGGGCCGGGCCGAGGTGCCGGCGGCCGACCAATTGCCGCGTCAGTACGCGCAGGCCTGGGGCGCCGCCGAGGCGCAGGCCTATTACGAGGCCTTGAAGAAGCGCTACAAGACCGAGATCACGTACGACCCGAAGGCGGCGCCCGCGCCCTGA
- a CDS encoding integrase: MKLLPRMEARPLKNGGFSYRYHPLGGKPIPLGRDYANACRQVLDMIGQNDAMGTVKWVWDRFTDPDRPAPRWKKMADGTRDDYRLAWKELDKTFGKMQIARIDSPMVARYVNIERAAAPRRAAIEKSLLSNLCRHGITLGVCKTNPTIGVETPPTEPRTEAPDPGVLRRFLEWLEKQTPQRRIIGMGAEYASLAGNRKVEFLDLCWPQVDRPPAEIRREILAGRVKLSLGEIRVKRAKQRGKKRGEVIEVIEITPQLDALLDRLEALREERGVDCLYVFPTRDNNAYSARGFKTLWQRSVLLAIEEKVITEETRFTFHDLRAYYTTVHKREQGKLPDLHANPATTARVYDRNKEVKRRAL; encoded by the coding sequence ATGAAGTTGCTCCCGCGCATGGAGGCCCGCCCGCTCAAGAACGGAGGATTCTCCTACCGCTATCACCCACTCGGCGGGAAGCCCATCCCCCTGGGGCGCGACTACGCAAACGCCTGCCGCCAGGTGCTGGACATGATCGGCCAGAACGATGCGATGGGAACGGTCAAATGGGTGTGGGACCGCTTCACCGACCCGGACCGGCCGGCGCCGCGCTGGAAGAAGATGGCAGACGGAACGCGAGACGACTACCGGCTTGCTTGGAAGGAGCTCGACAAGACATTCGGGAAGATGCAGATCGCGCGGATTGACAGCCCGATGGTCGCCCGCTACGTCAACATCGAGCGAGCTGCTGCGCCGCGTCGCGCTGCCATCGAGAAGTCCCTACTTTCCAACCTGTGCCGTCACGGTATCACGCTGGGCGTGTGCAAGACCAACCCCACGATTGGCGTCGAAACCCCTCCCACCGAGCCCAGAACGGAGGCGCCTGATCCTGGCGTCTTGCGCCGGTTCCTCGAGTGGCTGGAGAAGCAGACGCCCCAGCGGCGGATCATCGGCATGGGAGCGGAGTACGCCAGCCTGGCCGGCAACCGAAAGGTGGAATTCCTCGACCTGTGCTGGCCTCAGGTCGACCGGCCGCCCGCCGAGATCCGCCGGGAGATTTTGGCCGGGCGGGTCAAGCTCAGCCTGGGCGAGATCCGCGTAAAGCGGGCAAAGCAGCGTGGCAAGAAGCGCGGCGAGGTGATCGAGGTTATCGAGATCACACCGCAGCTGGACGCCCTCCTTGATCGACTGGAGGCGCTGCGCGAGGAGCGAGGCGTCGATTGCCTCTACGTCTTCCCGACGCGAGACAACAACGCCTACAGCGCACGCGGCTTCAAGACGCTGTGGCAACGAAGCGTGCTGCTGGCGATCGAGGAGAAGGTCATCACCGAGGAGACGCGGTTCACCTTCCATGATCTGCGGGCCTACTACACCACGGTGCACAAGCGTGAGCAAGGCAAGCTGCCCGACCTGCACGCGAACCCGGCCACCACGGCACGGGTCTACGACCGGAACAAGGAAGTGAAACGCCGGGCGCTATGA
- a CDS encoding DUF4224 domain-containing protein, whose amino-acid sequence MRSTLPHPDLDLTDEEIDRICAGLTQNAAKVRYLRSLGLHVERKPNGRPLVNRAHYNEVRGGMRDFPMAEVGAGPVWGVH is encoded by the coding sequence ATGAGAAGTACCCTGCCACACCCGGACCTGGACCTCACCGACGAGGAAATCGACCGCATCTGCGCCGGCCTCACGCAGAACGCCGCCAAGGTTCGATACCTCCGCAGTCTCGGGCTGCACGTCGAACGCAAGCCGAACGGCCGCCCGTTGGTCAACCGGGCGCACTACAACGAAGTGCGCGGCGGTATGCGCGACTTCCCCATGGCAGAAGTCGGGGCCGGGCCGGTCTGGGGGGTGCACTGA
- a CDS encoding DUF1643 domain-containing protein — protein sequence MANIQRTAMLSDCSRYRYRLGRRWGDGQPLAFVMLNPSTADGTEDDPTIRKCIGFATRLGYNAIEVVNLFAFRATDPCDLRAAGYPVGPDNNGHIESACRWAPMVICAWGANAKGLQRPVDVLRMLAAWGCEPMALRVAAGGIPAHPLMLPYSCSPVPF from the coding sequence ATGGCCAACATTCAACGCACCGCCATGCTTTCCGACTGCTCGCGCTACCGGTACCGGCTCGGCCGCCGATGGGGCGATGGCCAGCCGCTGGCCTTCGTCATGCTCAACCCGTCGACGGCCGATGGCACCGAGGACGATCCGACCATCCGCAAGTGCATCGGCTTCGCGACGCGCCTGGGCTACAACGCGATCGAGGTGGTCAACCTGTTCGCGTTCCGTGCCACCGACCCGTGCGACCTCCGCGCCGCCGGCTATCCAGTCGGGCCCGACAACAACGGCCACATCGAATCGGCGTGTCGATGGGCGCCGATGGTGATCTGCGCGTGGGGTGCCAACGCGAAAGGCCTGCAGCGCCCCGTCGACGTGCTGCGCATGCTGGCGGCCTGGGGCTGCGAACCCATGGCCCTGCGCGTCGCCGCCGGCGGCATCCCGGCACACCCCCTGATGCTCCCCTATTCCTGCTCCCCCGTTCCGTTTTGA
- a CDS encoding acyl carrier protein — MTAANNTTTDDIAKRTTEAMEQQLGVPIGSLQPTSKLREDFGCDSLDLVELCMAVEHEFLIEIPDEELEGVETVAQVIEVVRKHVLEQ; from the coding sequence ATGACCGCAGCCAACAACACCACGACCGACGACATCGCGAAGCGCACCACTGAAGCAATGGAGCAGCAGCTTGGCGTTCCGATCGGCAGCCTGCAGCCGACGTCAAAGCTCCGCGAGGACTTCGGCTGCGACAGCCTCGACTTGGTCGAACTATGCATGGCCGTCGAGCACGAGTTCCTTATCGAGATTCCCGACGAGGAACTGGAGGGCGTCGAGACCGTTGCTCAGGTGATCGAAGTCGTGCGGAAGCACGTTCTCGAGCAGTGA
- a CDS encoding recombination protein NinB → MMPRTFIVRDETIAARVHGFIDQNAGPQIKAGKPLRVVIAPHVEDRTDAQNRFMWVAVLTPISKQVNVLGKRFSPEAWNEMLKEEYLPEENSKGKKKWQILPNGQRRLQMSTTDLDVEEMTEYLHKIQAYAASDLGVDFDNKS, encoded by the coding sequence ATGATGCCGCGCACCTTCATCGTTCGCGACGAGACGATTGCAGCCCGTGTGCACGGCTTCATCGATCAGAACGCCGGGCCGCAGATCAAGGCGGGGAAGCCTCTGCGCGTGGTGATAGCTCCGCATGTCGAAGACCGAACGGACGCACAGAACCGCTTCATGTGGGTCGCGGTACTCACGCCGATCTCGAAGCAGGTGAACGTGCTGGGCAAGCGGTTCAGCCCCGAAGCCTGGAACGAGATGCTGAAGGAGGAGTACCTCCCGGAGGAGAACTCAAAGGGCAAGAAGAAGTGGCAAATCCTGCCCAACGGCCAGCGCCGACTTCAGATGAGCACCACGGACCTCGACGTCGAAGAGATGACCGAGTACCTGCACAAGATCCAAGCCTACGCCGCGAGCGATCTCGGCGTCGACTTCGACAACAAATCGTGA